The following nucleotide sequence is from Ahniella affigens.
CATTGATGCTTTTCAGCACGCGGACGTCCTTCAGGGGATTGCCTGAAACCGCAATCAGATCGGCTTGTTTGCCAACTTCCAGGCTGCCGACCTCCTGCTCAATCCCCAGCAGCGTTGCCGCATTCAAAGTGGCTGCGGCGATGGCCTCGGCTGGCGTCATGCCAAACTTGACCATCAGCTCGAACTCATCAGCATTGTGGCCGTGCAGGCTGACTCCAGCATCCGTGCCGAATGCAATGGGAATGCCCGCTTCGTGCGCCTTCTTCAGTGATTGCCCGGTGATGCCGATGCGCCATTCGATCTTGGCCTTGACCGACGGACTGTAGGCATCTGGGTTGGCTTTTAGGCGCTCGATGTAGCCGTTAATCGTGGACAGGGTTGGCACGTAATAGGCGCCCGACTGTTTGAACAGTTGGATCCCCGTGTCATCCAGCAGCGTGCCGTGTTCAATCGAGTCCGCGCCAACTTTAAGGGCGAGATTGATCCCATCCGCACCGTGCGCATGCACGGCAACTTTCTTGCCATAAAGATGTGCGGTATCGACAATTGCCTTCGCTTCATCCTCAAACATTTGCGCGCCAAGACCAAGTCCGATCCGGCTGTTGACCCCACCGGTACTCGCAAATTTGATCACGTCGGCGCCGCGTGAGATTTGCAACCGCACGGCCTCGCGACAGGAGTCGACACCATTGCAAAGGTTATGGCCGTCGTTCAGCAACTCGCGGAACTCATCGCGAAAGCCAAGACTGGAATCCATATGACCGCTGGTGGTGGAGATGGAGCGGCCTGCGTCGAGAATCCGCGGACCGATGACCTTGCCGTCGCGAATGGCATCGCGCAGCGCCAAGGTCACCCCATCGGCATCGCCGAGATTCCTGACGGTGGTAAACCCGGCCATCAAGGTTTTTTTGGCATTGACCTGCGCTTCATAGGCCTGCGCCGCGATGCTGTCGGTCATCATCGCCAATTGCGCTTCGACGCCGGCACGGTCGGAATCCAGATGCACATGGCAGTCAATGAGGCCAGGCAGAACGGTTTGGTCTTTCCAATCCAAGACCCGCGTGTCGGACGGTACGTTGGCCTGGGCAGGGCTGACATACCCGGCCGTCACGGCCCGCACCTTGCCGTCCACCACGACGATGGACTGCGCATCAAGTACGGGTCGGTCGGCTCGGACCATGACTTTGCCCGCATGAATCAGCACATTTTGCGCTGGCGCGTGGTGGACCACCAGACAGAACAACACAGCGAACCAGTATCGCATCGGTGATTCCTGGAGCAAGAGGGCGGGATTTCGGTTTCAAACCGGGGCGAGTGGCGCTGCGTTCGAGTGCGCCACACGCAATTGGGGATCACAGACCGGGCGGTAGTGGCGTCCAGGCAGCAAGCCAGCGCTGACCCAGGCGCCTGCGGCGATCAGGCTGCAACGGGTTGGTGCAGGATATCGTCCACCAGCCGTTCGATTTCGATCAAATCGGGAATGATGGCCACATCGTCGCGCACCAAGGTGCGGTGGCGCACGCCAGGCTCACGGAACTCGTCGTCCCCGGTCGGAATCAGCACATCCGGTGAAATGGTAGTCAGACGTGGGAAGCCAAGCGCCATCATCGCGAGATAAGGCAATTTCGGATTGCCACCCAACGCCTTCAGCACTGTTACCTTAAGGTTGGTGCCCAGGTCGCGCGGCGCTAAGCCGGCAAGCATCGAAAACGACACGAGGGGCACGCGCCAGCCACGCCAGCGGGTACGCCCAAGCAACCAGTCCGGAGCGCCGTCGATAGGCTCTGGATCGGAATACGTGATGATCTCGGTCACGTTGGCGTTTGGCAGCAAGACCTTGCCATTGGTCACCGTAATCATCAGGCCGCGAATTTCACGGATCTGGTTCATGCACGCCTCACTTGAATTCTCGGTTGAACTGCGCGGCCAAGTCGGCCGGGCTGCCGATGAACGACACGATGCCGGCTTCGACCGCGCCATCGATCATGGAACTAACGACACATGTGGTCGGATCCTGTACCCAGATGCGACCGCCCTTGCCAGCCAAATACTTTGCCCCTTCGATCGCATCGTGCGCCATCCCGCTGAACACAATCGCCATGGCGCGATCGCCAAATCGATCAGCGATGTCATACAACACTTGATCGATGGATGGGCTGTACGGCGAGGCATGGTCTGGTGTCACCAGGCGAATCTCGCCGGATGATTCGAGCAGCAGGCGCTCGCTGACCGGCACAATCAGCACATCACCAGCTCTGGCAACCTGACCCGAATTGGGCATCAGCACGTTCGTCTTGGTCGCCCGTTGCAACTGCTGCGCCATCAACTCAACGAAATCGGCCCCCATGTGCTGCGCGAGCACGAATACGGACCGCGCGTTAGGCTGTACGGCCCCGAGAAACTCGCGGACTGCATCTGGGCCACCAATCGACGCGCCGAGCACCACGACGTGCTCGATAGCGCCCGCAGACGGGGTGGCCGAGCTGCCAAACGCTGCGAACTCCTTCAAGAAGTCGTCTTCGCTTGGTCCCTCGCTGAACGTGTCCTTGGCCAATTTGGGCAGTTCGGCCTGATCGAGATTGTCGAAATTCAGATCGAGGTCCGCAAATGGATTGTCGTCGCCGAAATCTGGCAAATCGGGT
It contains:
- a CDS encoding chemotaxis protein CheW yields the protein MNQIREIRGLMITVTNGKVLLPNANVTEIITYSDPEPIDGAPDWLLGRTRWRGWRVPLVSFSMLAGLAPRDLGTNLKVTVLKALGGNPKLPYLAMMALGFPRLTTISPDVLIPTGDDEFREPGVRHRTLVRDDVAIIPDLIEIERLVDDILHQPVAA
- a CDS encoding metal-dependent hydrolase family protein produces the protein MRYWFAVLFCLVVHHAPAQNVLIHAGKVMVRADRPVLDAQSIVVVDGKVRAVTAGYVSPAQANVPSDTRVLDWKDQTVLPGLIDCHVHLDSDRAGVEAQLAMMTDSIAAQAYEAQVNAKKTLMAGFTTVRNLGDADGVTLALRDAIRDGKVIGPRILDAGRSISTTSGHMDSSLGFRDEFRELLNDGHNLCNGVDSCREAVRLQISRGADVIKFASTGGVNSRIGLGLGAQMFEDEAKAIVDTAHLYGKKVAVHAHGADGINLALKVGADSIEHGTLLDDTGIQLFKQSGAYYVPTLSTINGYIERLKANPDAYSPSVKAKIEWRIGITGQSLKKAHEAGIPIAFGTDAGVSLHGHNADEFELMVKFGMTPAEAIAAATLNAATLLGIEQEVGSLEVGKQADLIAVSGNPLKDVRVLKSINGVVRAGSVYKH